A region of the Peredibacter starrii genome:
TCTGAATCAAGTGCTGAGCGCCATTCCTTCGACTGAAACTCCGATCATTCGTGTAACAAATGAAACTGCAGGGAAAACATATTCCTTTCAGGCGCTGCACTCAGTTCCTTCTGCTCAAATTGCTCATGGACTTGCAAAATTAAATGCAAACAATAATGAAGTTCTTACCTGGACAGGTGCGAAGTGGGAACCTAAACCAGTTAGTGGTGCCGCTGGCGGAACAGTCACAGAAATCATTGCCGGCTCCGGTCTCTCAGGTGGGACAATCACAAACTCTGGAACTATCTCAATTGCATCTGGTGGGGTAGCGAATTCTCATCTTGCTGGGGGAATTGTTCGTTCCAAACTTGTAAGTGGAACCGCTAATTATGTGTTAATCAATGACGGGTCTGGGAACATAAGTGAAGTGGCACAACTTCCTCTCTCACAAGGTGGTACAGGTGCTAATACCGCCGCGAATGCTCGAACAAATTTAGGATTAGGTTCTGCTGCAACGGCAACTATTGGCTATGCGGCCGGAAATGTTTTGCCTTCGGATAATATTCCGGTTTGTCTCCCAACTCAGAAACTACAGTTTACAGGATTAGGTCCAACTTATTGGGGATGTGCCGCCGATGTAGATACGACATCTGATCCAACTAAGTTACCACTCGCAGGTGGTGTAATGACCGGTGAAATTAATATGGGAGTGAATAAGATTATTAATCTTGGAGCACCGATTAATCTTACTGATGCCGCCACAAAGGCCTATGTCGATAACCAAGTTGGAAGTGTTAGCAGTGGAGTGACTGGAGCATGGGTGAGCGTGCCTCTTTCTGATACTGATGAATATGACCTTAATTGCCGTTATCAGTTTACTATCTCAGGTAGTGTTATCGTGGCAAACGTGGTGCGAACCAATGCGATTCAACATATCTTCAATACGATGAATAGTAATACTACAATGACGTATTATTCTGTGCCTAACACTAACAAAGCGACTGCTCAATATCATCAGGACAACTGGTCGAACAATCAAATCTCCGCAAACATGACTGTAACTAGTGTGATGAAAAACTGCGGACCTACCACTCCGGTTCCGAACTCGATTGTTGATGCTGATACCGGCACTCGAATCCAGGTAGAAGCCTCATCGAATGAAAACAGTATCCGTTTTGATACGGACGGAACGCAGAAGATGATCATCAACGCTACCGGAGAAGTGGGGATTGGAACTACGACTCCTGTCGATAAATTAGATGTGGTAGGAAACGTTGCTCTTACAGGTAAACTAAGACTAAAATCAACTACCGCCAACTTTGTAGAACTTAAAGCTCCAAACGCGTTGGCCGCGACTTTGATTTTTAATCTACCTGGAGTGGCCGGAACTTCAGGGCAGGCCCTCGTTACTGATGGCGCAGGAAATTTATCATGGGCGACAGTTGCAACCAGTGCCACTGCCGTGGGTGGCGATCTCTCTGGAACAGTATCAAATGCGCAGATTCTTGCTGGCTCAATAGTGGATGCGGACATTTCTGCCAGCGCCGCCATTGCTCAGTCTAAAATCAGTGGTCTTGCCTCCTCTCTTTCAGGAAAAGAGCCAACCATTACTGCTGGTACAGCGGCCCAGTATTGGAGAGGAGATAAGTCCTGGCAGACACTAAATGGTGTTGCTGTTGGAAATACGGCGGTCGGAAATATTGCGGCCACAAATGTGCAGGCGGCAATCAACGAATTAGATTCTGAAAAGCAACCTCTCATTATTGCAGGAACCACTGCTCAGTACTATCGCGGTGACAAAACCTGGAGTTCATTACAAAGTGATGTCCAAGCTTTAGTCATGAATGGATTTGCAGTAGGAACGAATACTGCGCTTTCGAGTAGTGATACTCTTTCTGGGGCCCTCGGAAAACTTCAAGCTCAGATCAGTGCAAACCTCACAGCTTTTAATAATACCGCACAATGGAGTGAAAACGGAACCAGCGCTTATTACAATACTGGGAACGTAGGGATAGGAACATCGGCTCCCGCTCAAAAGCTTCACATTAATAGTGGTAACATTCGAGTTGATAATGGCTCAAATGCGACTATCTTCAACAGCGGTGGTATGTACTTTAGTGGGGTGCCTGGAGCAGGAACTCATACTAATTATGTATTTCGTCCAGGTTGGGGAAGTGGTGCCAATACTCTTGCAACAATAACAGTTCAGAATGCAAATACATCAGGTGGATATAACAACTGTGTTCATTTATCGAGTTATGGACCTTCATACTTCAGTTGTGGCGCCGTAGGTATAGGAACTGCCAGTCCTCAATCTGACTTAGATGTGAATGGAAGAATTCGAGTATCAGGCTCATCGCAACCAACTATGGAAATATATAATTCTGGAGCACCTGCAAACCAACGCTGGACTGAATTGTTTAGTGG
Encoded here:
- a CDS encoding tail fiber domain-containing protein, which encodes MGARYQLGIFFFLISTAQAGDSLSYSGRIVNTNGSPVVGPVNLKFELANSVDSTNILCSQQITNVSLTNGVFHVKLDLNCGASTLNQVLSAIPSTETPIIRVTNETAGKTYSFQALHSVPSAQIAHGLAKLNANNNEVLTWTGAKWEPKPVSGAAGGTVTEIIAGSGLSGGTITNSGTISIASGGVANSHLAGGIVRSKLVSGTANYVLINDGSGNISEVAQLPLSQGGTGANTAANARTNLGLGSAATATIGYAAGNVLPSDNIPVCLPTQKLQFTGLGPTYWGCAADVDTTSDPTKLPLAGGVMTGEINMGVNKIINLGAPINLTDAATKAYVDNQVGSVSSGVTGAWVSVPLSDTDEYDLNCRYQFTISGSVIVANVVRTNAIQHIFNTMNSNTTMTYYSVPNTNKATAQYHQDNWSNNQISANMTVTSVMKNCGPTTPVPNSIVDADTGTRIQVEASSNENSIRFDTDGTQKMIINATGEVGIGTTTPVDKLDVVGNVALTGKLRLKSTTANFVELKAPNALAATLIFNLPGVAGTSGQALVTDGAGNLSWATVATSATAVGGDLSGTVSNAQILAGSIVDADISASAAIAQSKISGLASSLSGKEPTITAGTAAQYWRGDKSWQTLNGVAVGNTAVGNIAATNVQAAINELDSEKQPLIIAGTTAQYYRGDKTWSSLQSDVQALVMNGFAVGTNTALSSSDTLSGALGKLQAQISANLTAFNNTAQWSENGTSAYYNTGNVGIGTSAPAQKLHINSGNIRVDNGSNATIFNSGGMYFSGVPGAGTHTNYVFRPGWGSGANTLATITVQNANTSGGYNNCVHLSSYGPSYFSCGAVGIGTASPQSDLDVNGRIRVSGSSQPTMEIYNSGAPANQRWTELFSGTDGVVVLRTMNDAYTSGATIFHSHRNAGTHTIDYTVLDGDVGIGFRPSYKFHANGVVAGVGAYVNASDRRLKKNIKPISDAEKLLTLQGVYFDWRQDEFPKMNFEQANDMGVIAQEVEKVFPEAVKTDKQGYKSVAYSKLIAPLIEVTKNEHQKIKSLEQKVSSLSTANEQLRKENALIKGYICSKDPKALLCK